AAAATTTTTATTTTTTTACTAAGATGATTTGTTGTTGGTACGTTTGGGTTTTAGCTCAACGATTTTTATGTTTTTTAGAATGGCTGAAAAAAAGACGTATGATGTATGGAAGAGTCCTAATCAGTTATTATTTCAAGAGAATACATGCTATGCAAAAAAGTGACTGAAGACCTAAACAATGACTTTAAACACATTTTTAGAGTGTTATAAAAAAGCATTTTGCACTTGTGTTGATCGATATTGAACAATATATAGACCCCACATCCATATATGGAGGTTTTTATGGAATGAACGAAGAGATTGATGGTCAATATCGTCCTAGTGAAGATGAGCCTTTTATGAATGAGCGGCAAAAGGCGTATTTTCGTGCTAAATTGGTTTCTTGGAAGAATGATATATTAAGAGAAGCCCGTGAGACTTTGGAAAATTTGCAGGAAGAGAATGGCGGTCAACCTGATCTGACTGATAGAGCATCTTGCGAAACTGATCGTACAATCGAATTACGTGCTCGTGATCGTCAGAGAAAGCTTATTTCAAAGATAGATGCTGCTTTAGAGCGCATTGATGATGGGACTTACGGTTTTTGTAAAGAAACTGGTGAGCCTATTAGTATAAAGCGCCTTGAGGCTCGACCGATTGCAGTTTTGTCATTAGAAGCACAAGAACGTCATGAACGCCTGGAAAAAGTTTATCGCGAAGATTAAAATCGATAGAGATGATGAACAAATGAAATGCTTAACGCTAAAATTGGGTATTTTATTTTTTGGGAACAGGAATAAATAAAGATGGCTCGTGCCGTCCTTCGATTTCAGCGGTAATTGCTGAATCTTCCACCTGTTGATTCATAAAACAAACGGAAGTACTATCTTGCGTATGCTTTTTTTCACTTACGCAAAAAGGTGTTTTTTCTGTAAGGTGAGGGCTTTGATTAGTTTCTGTTGTTGTTAATGTTTGCTGTGTCTTTCTTTTTTGTGTGATGGGTGTGATAATATTGGATTCTACCACAACATCTGTCAGTCCACCAATAAGAAGCAAATGCTCTCTATCATCACAACGTATCAAAATAAGACGACGTGTGCGATCGATAGAAATTTTATCGCAGAGGGTTAGTCGCGATGGGAGCTTTTTTTTGTTGATGCTAAATGTTCTTGTATTTAAACGACGTAAAAACAGGATAATTGCCGCAATAGCAACGATTGTTATGATAAAAAATACAAAGCTTGTTGTTATGTTAGCTGCGGATGTGCCTATTTTGCTTGATAACCAGACATACATAGAGCTTCTCCCATTTTATAATGAAAATATTATTTTTTATTGAGATAAGTTTGTAAAGATACCCTTAAAAGGTTCACTTAATAATATAAAACAAGATTTTTTAAACATTGAGTGATTTTTCTTAGGCGGATATTTTATGGTATATAGCATAACAATAATTATAATATGGAGGCAATTTGTGGCATAAAAAAATAGCTATAATCAAGGCAAATATAGATGGATAAAGGTTTTGAGAATATTGAAAGATCATCGTCTGTTTCTGTACATCGGGGGACTATGATTTGTGGTGTTGTTTTTGTAATAGCTTTTCTATTCTTAGTGGGTATTCTAGGTTTTCTTTATCCGCAAAGCTATCTGCAAAAAACTGTGTTGGTGTCTTTTTTGGCTTTAGCGGTTATTGGGGTTACTGCACTCGTTCTGATAGGAATGGAGATTTTGAG
This genomic window from Bartonella quintana contains:
- the dksA gene encoding RNA polymerase-binding protein DksA; its protein translation is MNEEIDGQYRPSEDEPFMNERQKAYFRAKLVSWKNDILREARETLENLQEENGGQPDLTDRASCETDRTIELRARDRQRKLISKIDAALERIDDGTYGFCKETGEPISIKRLEARPIAVLSLEAQERHERLEKVYRED
- a CDS encoding flagellar biosynthetic protein FliO; the protein is MYVWLSSKIGTSAANITTSFVFFIITIVAIAAIILFLRRLNTRTFSINKKKLPSRLTLCDKISIDRTRRLILIRCDDREHLLLIGGLTDVVVESNIITPITQKRKTQQTLTTTETNQSPHLTEKTPFCVSEKKHTQDSTSVCFMNQQVEDSAITAEIEGRHEPSLFIPVPKK